In Quercus robur chromosome 11, dhQueRobu3.1, whole genome shotgun sequence, the following proteins share a genomic window:
- the LOC126706129 gene encoding pentatricopeptide repeat-containing protein At1g80550, mitochondrial-like, translating into MDQMGVRKDLHSYSIYMDIMCKSGKPWKAVKLYKEMKKKGIRLDVVAYNTVIRAVGLSEGVDCTVRVFKEMRDFGCKPEVATYNTIIKLFCENGIYKEAYELLDRMHEKGCVPDVITFNCIFRCLEKPREILRLLDRMIESGVHPRMDIYVMLLRKFGRWGFLRPAFIVWEKMEELGCSPDESAYNALIDALVDKGMVDMARKYDKEMLAKGLSAKPREELGTKLVSVGSHDSDL; encoded by the coding sequence ATGGATCAAATGGGTGTCCGTAAAGATTTGCATTCTTATTCGATATATATGGATATAATGTGCAAGAGTGGGAAGCCATGGAAGGCTGTGAAGTTGTATaaggagatgaagaagaaggGTATAAGGTTGGATGTGGTGGCGTATAATACGGTTATTCGTGCTGTTGGTCTTTCGGAGGGTGTGGATTGTACTGTTCGAGTGTTTAAGGAAATGAGGGACTTCGGTTGTAAACCTGAGGTTGCGACTTATAATACGATTATAAAGCTGTTTTGTGAAAATGGTATATATAAGGAGGCTTATGAGTTGCTCGATCGAATGCATGAGAAGGGTTGTGTACCAGATGTTATCACGTTCAATTGCATTTTTAGATGTCTTGAGAAGCCCAGAGAGATTCTTAGACTTCTCGATAGAATGATTGAAAGCGGGGTTCATCCCAGGATGGATATTTATGTGATGCTTTTGAGAAAATTTGGGAGATGGGGGTTTCTTCGACCAGCTTTTATTGTgtgggagaagatggaggaacTTGGGTGTAGTCCAGATGAGTCTGCTTACAATGCTTTGATTGATGCTTTGGTAGATAAAGGAATGGTAGATATGGCACGGAAGTATGATAAAGAGATGTTAGCAAAAGGGCTTTCGGCTAAACCAAGGGAGGAGCTTGGGACAAAGCTCGTGAGTGTAGGATCTCATGACAGTGATTTATGA
- the LOC126706128 gene encoding uncharacterized protein LOC126706128 → MSGSKANTIDMRCHHCAGPLSKDMETSEWTVPPLIRDSFSMIGSAVGGTTSAFYGFNHVMPKVRRWVKGPMWLHFLIGAPPVIVFSSACAGLAGGAVPAIAQLASSSYHAVVSSPSMPPPSQDDKMHKSRTSSTL, encoded by the exons ATGTCAGGATCGAAAGCGAATACTATTGACATGAGATGTCATCACTGTGCAGGTCCTCTTTCCAAGGACATG GAAACTAGTGAGTGGACTGTTCCACCACTTATCAGGGATAGCTTTTCCATG ATTGGTTCAGCTGTTGGTGGTACAACAAGTGCATTCTATGGATTCAACCACG TAATGCCAAAAGTCCGGAGGTGGGTAAAAGGCCCTATGTGGTTGCATTTTCTCATTGGT GCACCACCTGTGATCGTATTCTCTTCAGCTTGTGCAGGATTGGCAG GTGGTGCCGTTCCAGCTATTGCCCAGCTTGCTTCTTCATCTTATCACGCGGTAGTCTCATCTCCTTCAATGCCTCCACCTTCACAAGATGACAAGATGCACAAGTCCAGAACTTCCTCCactctttaa